The following coding sequences lie in one Apium graveolens cultivar Ventura chromosome 3, ASM990537v1, whole genome shotgun sequence genomic window:
- the LOC141713795 gene encoding uncharacterized protein LOC141713795 codes for MDGFRAAIDDCFLSELDLSGGKYTWEKSHGKSDWVRERLDRAFATQQWWNLFPLCKLLVYHVSVSDHDPIFLDLLSTSFLKKQFRFKFENTWLQEPNFRKEVSDFWLELPTVNIIPKLVSVSSFMARWGRNFFHKFRDKIRRQNEVIRLLVDRVDEDGISNYFMKKEKLNDLLCYEEVYWKQRAKNFWLTEGDANTKFFHASASARKKAIYLPFLETDSGEEVSNHEDMCQVVKDYYTAVFTSGHNVEILQLDESERRITEEQNHMLVAEMTFEEFSVAIKQMHPDKASGPD; via the coding sequence ATGGATGGTTTTAGAGCTGCAATTGATGACTGTTTTCTTTCGGAGCTTGATCTTAGTGGTGGTAAATACACATGGGAAAAGAGTCATGGGAAAAGCGATTGGGTTCGGGAGAGATTGGATAGAGCTTTTGCTACTCAACAGTGGTGGAATCTTTTTCCTCTCTGCAAGTTGCTAGTCTACCATGTGTCGGTATCTGACCATGATCCAATTTTTCTAGACTTGCTCAGTACATCCTTTTTAAAGAAGCAGTTTCGTTTTAAGTTCGAGAACACATGGCTCCAGGAACCGAATTTTCGTAAGGAGGTTTCAGATTTTTGGCTTGAACTGCCCACTGTTAATATAATTCCAAAGCTTGTTTCTGTCTCAAGCTTCATGGCTCGCTGGGGGAGGAACTTTTTCCACAAGTTTCGAGATAAGATCAGACGTCAGAATGAGGTGATAAGGCTTCTGGTTGATCGTGTAGATGAGGATGGAATCAGTAATTATTTTATGaagaaggaaaagttaaatgattTGTTGTGCTACGAGGAAGTGTATTGGAAGCAGAGGGCTAAAAATTTCTGGCTTACAGAGGGAGACGCTAATACAAAGTTTTTTCACGCGAGTGCATCAGCTAGAAAGAAAGCTATTTATCTTCCGTTTCTTGAGACGGATTCAGGGGAGGAAGTAAGTAATCATGAGGATATGTGTCAAGTGGTAAAGGATTATTACACTGCAGTGTTCACTAGTGGGCATAATGTTGAGATACTTCAGCTGGATGAATCTGAAAGGCGTATAACAGAGGAGCAAAATCACATGTTAGTGGCTGAGATGACTTTCGAAGAATTTTCAGTTGCTATCAAGCAGATGCACCCGGATAAAGCCTCGGGTCCTGATTGA